One part of the Oryzias melastigma strain HK-1 linkage group LG21, ASM292280v2, whole genome shotgun sequence genome encodes these proteins:
- the pofut2 gene encoding GDP-fucose protein O-fucosyltransferase 2, translating into MAFSIFHLVLLYLSSTYSFSAFFLGVFAAFAAVKSENVFSAGHTSTIPIAAARDLRYLLYDVNPPEGFNLRRDVYIRMASLVKTLRKEGGDWVLVLPPWGRLYHWQSSDIDQIRIPWGEFFSITSLQANVPVIEYEEFIAENGGPFIDQVLVLQNYAEGWTEGKWEEKVDERPCFDKLMYYKDKQGYYRGWFWGYEETRARNVTCVSAQGHASIMAPVLQRNYTVTSVMLDRAETLLHDVYAGKDYWDTRRSMVFAKHLRLIGDEFRAKYLNSTDDRDLTTYREDWTRMRAKPGSAKGGPYLAVHLRRKDFIWGHREDVPSLKGAVKTISNLMKKHKLEKVFIATDADGEELKELKGMLPHMVRFEPSQEDLELLKDGGVAIIDQWICSHARFFIGTSVSTFSFRIHEEREILGFDPKTTYNRFCGDAEKECEQPTHWKIVY; encoded by the exons ATGGCGTTCAGCATATTCCATTTAGTGTTGTTATATTTATCTTCCACATACTCGTTCAGCGCTTTCTTTTTAGGTGTTTTCGCTGCTTTTGCAGCAGTaaagagtgagaatgtgttcaGCGCAGGTCATACGAGTACAATACCCATCGCCGCCGCAAGGGATCTACG GTACCTGTTATATGACGTAAACCCTCCAGAGGGCTTCAATCTGCGCAGGGATGTCTACATCCGCATGGCGTCCCTGGTCAAGACTCTAAGGAAGGAAGGCGGTGACTGGGTGCTGGTTCTCCCCCCGTGGGGTCGCCTGTACCACTGGCAAAGCTCTGACATTGATCAGATTCGCATCCCATGGGGGGAGTTCTTCAGCATCACCAGCCTGCAGGCCAACGTGCCCGTCATCGAGTACGAGGAGTTCATTGCTG AGAACGGAGGCCCGTTCATCGACCaagttctggttctgcagaACTATGCTGAAGGATGGACTGAGGGTAAATGGGAGGAAAAAGTCGATGAGCGTCCATGTTTTGACAAGCTGATGTACTACAAAGATAAACAGGGCTACtacag GGGCTGGTTCTGGGGCTACGAGGAAACAAGAGCCCGGAACGTGACGTGTGTGTCAGCACAGGGACACGCCTCAATTATGGCTCCAGTTCTGCAGAGAAACTACACAGTGAC ATCTGTCATGCTTGATAGAGCAGAGACGCTTCTTCATGATGTCTATGCTGGGAAGGACTACTGGGAT ACCCGTCGGAGTATGGTCTTTGCTAAGCACCTGCGACTCATCGGAGATGAGTTTAGAGCCAAATACCTGAACTCTACAGATGACAGAGACCTTACCACATACAGAGAGGACTGGACTCGCATGAGG gcAAAGCCAGGCTCAGCCAAAGGCGGCCCTTACCTCGCCGTTCATCTACGCCGAAAAGACTTCATCTGGGGTCATAGAGAGGACGTGCCCAGCCTGAAGGGGGCAGTCAAAACTATTTCAAACTTGATGAAGAAACACAAActtgaaaaagtgtttattgCTACAGATGCTGATGGTGAAG AACTGAAGGAGCTTAAAGGAATGTTGCCACACATGGTGCGGTTTGAGCCATCTCAAGAGGACCTGGAGCTGCTGAAAGATGGAGGAGTGGCCATCATTGACCAATGGATTTGTTCTCATGCAAG ATTCTTCATCGGAACATCAGTGTCCACCTTTTCTTTCCGGATCCACGAAGAGAGGGAAATCCTCGGTTTCGACCCTAAGACTACTTACAACCGTTTCTGTGGTGATGCTGAGAAAGAGTGTGAACAGCCAACCCACTGGAAAATAGTTTACTGA
- the LOC112155016 gene encoding tubulin alpha chain, with the protein MRECISVHVGQAGVQMGNTCWELYCLEHGIQPDGQMLAQKPTGGHDDSFTTFFSETAARKYVPRAIFVDLEPTVIDEVRAGTYRQLFHPEQLISGKEDAANNYARGHYTIGREIIDSVLDRIRKLADQCTGLQGFLVFHSFGGGTGSGFTSLLMERLSVDFGKKSKLEFAIYPAPQVSTAVVEPYNSILTTHTTLEHSDCAFMVDNEAIYDICRRNLDIERPSYTNLNRLISQIVSSITASLRFDGALNVDLTEFQTNLVPYPRIHFPLATYAPIISAEKAYHEQLSVAEITNSCFEPANQMVKCDPRHGKYMACCLLYRGDVVPKDVNSAIAAIKTKRSIQFVDWCPTGFKVGINYQPPTVVPGGDLAKVQRAVCMLSNTTAIAEAWARLDHKFDLMYAKRAFVHWYVGEGMEEGEFSEAREDMAALEKDYEEVGIDSFEEDEEGEEY; encoded by the exons atg CGAGAATGCATCTCCGTTCACGTGGGCCAGGCCGGTGTGCAGATGGGGAACACCTGTTGGGAACTCTACTGTCTAGAGCACGGCATTCAGCCAGATGGTCAGATGTTGGCCCAAAAGCCCACAGGTGGCCACGACGACTCCTTCACCACCTTTTTCAGTGAGACTGCAGCTAGGAAATACGTCCCAAGAGCAATCTTTGTTGACCTTGAACCCACTGTCATTG atgaAGTGAGAGCGGGGACATATCGTCAACTTTTTCATCCCGAACAGCTGATTTCAGGAAAAGAGGATGCAGCCAACAACTATGCTAGAGGACACTACACCATTGGTAGAGAGATCATCGACTCTGTTCTGGACAGAATTCGCAAACTG GCTGATCAATGTACCGGGCTACAAGGATTCTTGGTCTTCCACTCCTTTGGTGGAGGCACCGGCTCTGGTTTCACGTCCCTGCTGATGGAGAGACTCTCTGTTGACTTTGGGAAGAAGTCCAAGCTTGAGTTTGCCATCTACCCTGCTCCCCAGGTTTCCACAGCTGTAGTGGAGCCTTACAACTCCATCCTAACTACCCACACCACCTTGGAGCACTCTGACTGTGCATTCATGGTGGACAATGAAGCTATCTATGACATCTGCCGCAGGAACCTTGACATCGAACGTCCATCATATACTAATCTCAACCGGCTTATCAGCCAGATAGTCTCATCCATCACAGCCTCACTCCGCTTTGATGGAGCTCTGAATGTCGATCTGACCGAGTTCCAAACTAACTTGGTGCCATATCCTCGTATCCATTTCCCTCTGGCCACCTACGCACCCATCATCTCTGCTGAGAAAGCCTACCACGAGCAGCTGTCTGTGGCTGAAATTACCAACTCCTGCTTCGAACCGGCTAATCAGATGGTGAAATGTGACCCTCGCCATGGCAAATACATGGCCTGCTGTCTGCTGTATCGTGGTGATGTGGTCCCCAAAGATGTCAACTCTGCCATTGCAGCTATCAAAACCAAACGCTCCATCCAGTTTGTAGACTGGTGCCCCACAGGGTTCAAGGTGGGCATCAACTATCAGCCTCCAACTGTGGTTCCAGGTGGAGATCTGGCTAAGGTGCAGAGAGCCGTGTGTATGTTGAGCAACACCACGGCCATAGCTGAGGCCTGGGCTCGACTAGACCACAAGTTTGATCTCATGTATGCCAAGAGAGCCTTCGTCCACTGGTATGTTGGTGAGGGCATGGAGGAAGGAGAGTTCTCAGAAGCAAGAGAAGACATGGCTGCTCTGGAGAAAGATTATGAAGAAGTGGGGATTGACTCATTTGAAGAGGATGAGGAAGGGGAGGAATATTaa
- the LOC112155015 gene encoding tubulin alpha-1A chain-like, whose product MRECISVHVGQAGAQIGNACWELYCLEHGIQPDGQMPADKIIGEGDDSFNTFFSETGAGKHVPRAIFVDLEPTVIDEVRTGTYRQLFHPEQLITGKEDAANNYARGHYTIGKEIIDLVLDRTRKLADQCTGLQGFLIFHSFGGGTGSGFTSLLMERLSVDYGKKSKLEFAIYPAPQVSTAVVEPYNSILTTHTTLEHSDCAFMVDNEAIYHICRRNLDIERPTYTNLNRLIGQIVSSITASLRFDGALNVDLTEFQTNLVPYPRIHFPLATYAPVISAEKAYHEQLSVADITNTCFEPANQMVKCDPRHGKYMACCLLYRGDVVPKDVNSAIAAIKTKRTIQFVDWCPTGFKVGINYQPPTVVPGGDLAKVQRAVCMLSNTTAIAEAWARLDHKFDLMYAKRAFVHWYVGEGMEEGEFSEAREDLAALEKDYEEVGTDNVEDDDGEEY is encoded by the exons atg CGTGAATGTATCTCTGTTCATGTGGGCCAAGCTGGGGCTCAGATTGGCAATGCATGCTGGGAGCTGTACTGCCTGGAACACGGGATTCAGCCTGATGGACAAATGCCTGCTGACAAGATCATCGGAGAAGGAGATGACTCCTTCAACACATTCTTCAGTGAGACAGGAGCAGGGAAGCATGTTCCCAGAGCCATCTTCGTTGACCTGGAACCTACTGTCATTG atgAGGTGCGCACAGGAACTTATCGTCAGCTCTTCCACCCTGAACAGCTGATCACAGGAAAGGAGGATGCTGCTAACAACTATGCCCGTGGACACTACACCATTGGAAAAGAGATCATTGATCTTGTTCTTGACAGAACAAGAAAATTG GCCGATCAGTGCACCGGCCTGCAGGGTTTTCTCATTTTCCACTCCTTTGGTGGAGGCACCGGCTCTGGTTTCACGTCCCTGCTGATGGAGAGACTCTCTGTCGACTATGGGAAGAAGTCCAAGCTTGAGTTTGCCATCTACCCTGCTCCGCAGGTTTCCACAGCTGTAGTGGAGCCTTACAACTCCATCCTAACTACCCACACCACCTTGGAGCACTCTGACTGTGCATTCATGGTGGACAATGAAGCCATCTATCACATCTGCCGCAGGAACCTTGACATTGAGAGACCCACCTATACCAACCTGAACAGGTTAATTGGTCAGATAGTCTCATCCATCACAGCCTCACTCCGTTTTGATGGAGCTCTGAATGTCGATCTGACCGAGTTCCAAACTAACTTGGTGCCATATCCTCGTATCCATTTCCCTCTGGCCACCTATGCTCCAGTCATCTCTGCTGAGAAAGCCTACCACGAGCAGCTGTCTGTGGCTGATATCACTAACACTTGTTTTGAGCCGGCCAATCAAATGGTGAAATGTGACCCTCGCCATGGCAAATACATGGCCTGCTGTCTGCTGTATCGTGGTGATGTGGTCCCCAAAGATGTCAACTCTGCCATTGCAGCTATCAAAACCAAACGCACCATCCAGTTTGTAGACTGGTGCCCCACAGGCTTCAAGGTGGGCATCAACTATCAGCCTCCAACTGTGGTTCCAGGTGGAGATCTGGCTAAGGTGCAAAGAGCAGTGTGCATGCTGAGCAACACCACGGCCATAGCTGAGGCCTGGGCTCGACTGGACCACAAGTTTGATCTCATGTATGCCAAGAGAGCCTTCGTACACTGGTATGTTGGTGAGGGCATGGAGGAAGGAGAGTTCTCAGAGGCAAGAGAAGATTTGGCAGCTTTGGAGAAAGATTATGAAGAAGTTGGCACTGACAATGTTGAGGATGATGATGGGGAAgaatattga
- the LOC112155014 gene encoding tubulin alpha chain: MTCTIRDFPQFFSKLLIPPACKLCSCFPWVSACPRHILAYISPGSLFPLHFCLVSESSSSVEGQADKMRECISMHVGQAGAQMGNACWELYCLEHGIQPDGQMPSDKTIGGGDDSFNTFFSETGAGKHVPRAIFVDLEPTVIDEVRTGTYRQLFHPEQLITGKEDAANNYARGHYTIGKEIIDLVLDRTRKLADQCTGLQGFLIFHSFGGGTGSGFTSLLMERLSVDYGKKSKLEFAVYPAPQVSTAVVEPYNSILTTHTTLEHSDCAFMVDNEAIYDICRRNLDIERPTYTNLNRLIGQIVSSITASLRFDGALNVDLTEFQTNLVPYPRIHFPLATYAPVISAEKAYHEQLSVADITNACFEPANQMVKCDPRHGKYMACCLLYRGDVVPKDVNSAIAAIKTKRTIQFVDWCPTGFKVGINYQPPTVVPGGDLAKVQRAVCMLSNTTAIAEAWARLDHKFDLMYAKRAFVHWYVGEGMEEGEFSEAREDMAALEKDYEEVGTDSIGEEDEEGEEY, from the exons ATGACATGCACAATTCGGGACTTCcctcagtttttttctaaactccTGATCCCTCCTGCCTGTAAACTATGCAGCTGCTTTCCGTGGGTTTCTGCCTGCCCCCGTCACATCCTTGCCTATATAAGCCCCGGCTCTCTCTTTCCACTGCATTTCTGCCTTGTGTCTGAATCCTCATCGTCAGTCGAAGGACAAGCAGACAAAATG cgtGAGTGTATTTCTATGCATGTCGGCCAAGCCGGAGCCCAAATGGGCAATGCATGCTGGGAGCTGTATTGCCTGGAGCATGGGATTCAGCCTGATGGACAAATGCCCTCTGACAAGACCATTGGAGGAGGAGATGACTCCTTCAACACATTCTTCAGTGAGACAGGAGCAGGGAAACATGTTCCCAGAGCCATTTTTGTTGACCTGGAGCCGACTGTCATTG ATGAGGTGCGCACAGGAACGTATCGTCAGCTCTTCCACCCTGAGCAGCTGATCACAGGAAAGGAGGATGCTGCCAACAACTACGCCCGTGGACACTACACCATCGGCAAAGAGATCATTGATCTTGTTCTTGACAGAACACGAAAACTG GCTGATCAGTGCACCGGCCTGCAGGGTTTTCTCATTTTCCACTCTTTTGGTGGAGGCACTGGCTCTGGTTTCACGTCTCTGCTGATGGAGAGACTCTCTGTCGACTATGGGAAGAAGTCCAAGCTTGAGTTTGCCGTCTATCCTGCTCCCCAGGTTTCCACAGCTGTAGTGGAGCCTTACAACTCCATCCTAACTACCCACACCACCTTGGAGCACTCTGACTGTGCATTCATGGTGGACAATGAAGCTATCTATGACATCTGCCGCAGGAACCTTGACATCGAGAGACCCACCTATACCAACCTGAACAGGTTAATCGGTCAGATAGTCTCATCCATCACAGCCTCACTCCGCTTTGATGGAGCTCTGAATGTCGATCTGACCGAGTTCCAAACTAACTTGGTGCCATATCCTCGTATCCATTTCCCTCTGGCCACCTATGCTCCAGTCATCTCTGCTGAGAAAGCCTACCACGAGCAGCTGTCTGTGGCTGATATCACCAATGCTTGCTTCGAGCCAGCTAATCAGATGGTGAAATGTGACCCTCGCCATGGCAAATACATGGCCTGCTGTCTGCTGTATCGTGGTGATGTGGTCCCCAAAGATGTCAACTCTGCCATTGCAGCTATCAAGACCAAACGCACCATCCAGTTTGTAGACTGGTGCCCCACAGGCTTCAAGGTGGGCATCAACTATCAGCCTCCAACTGTGGTTCCAGGTGGAGATCTGGCTAAGGTGCAGAGAGCCGTGTGTATGTTGAGCAACACCACGGCCATAGCTGAGGCCTGGGCTCGACTAGACCACAAGTTTGATCTCATGTATGCCAAGAGAGCCTTCGTCCACTGGTATGTTGGTGAGGGCATGGAGGAAGGAGAGTTCTCAGAAGCAAGAGAAGACATGGCTGCTCTGGAGAAAGATTATGAAGAAGTTGGCACTGACAGCATtggagaggaggatgaagagggagAGGAATATTAA